The genomic region ACCAGAGATATGCCCAGGAACTCCATCCCCAACTGCGCCAAGAGTGCCACCACGGTAAAGGCACTGGTGGCGGAGGCTGCAATCATTTCCGGCAACCGCAAGTTCATATAAAACCCGAGACACACCGAATAAAGAACCAGCTTTGTGAAGCTTTTGCCAAATTCAAAAAGGCCGGCACGGCCGAATTTGTTCTTGGCATTGGAAATCACCGAAATCCGCGACAGTTTCATCGCAAGTTTGCTGGGGGCGAATACCAGAGCTTTTTGACCAATAATCGACAGAAGGACCAAGATAAAAGGGATAAAAAACCAGGGTAGAACGGCACCGGTTACGGCCATCATCAAACCACCGGTTGGGGCCGCAGCCGGACCCTCAAAAAACAGCGGTGCCAGGCGTTCAGGTTGATCGAGAAACGCCATCAGGGCCGAGCCAAGTGACCGAACGGATTCGCCGCCCATGGAATAAAATGCAATCACCAGACCCGCATAAGCAGCGGCCACCGACAAGTCAGTGGATTTGGCAACCTCACCCTTTTCCCGCGCCTTGCGAAGTTTCTCTGGCGTTGGATCAAATGACTTATCGGTATCATCGTCCTGATCGCTCATGGCATGCCGCCTCCGGGATTGGCGAAGAACGACATCATTGCGTCACTCCAGACCTGCAGGATCATCGGGCTGGCGACCATGAGAATGAACAACCCGCCAAAGGTAATGACCGGGGCACCGACAAAGGCGACCATCAGCGCAGGCATCGCCCGGTTGATGACACCAAGAGTCAGATTGTACAGCACCGACGCAATGAGAAAGGGGGCGGCTAGGGTAAAGGCCAGTGAAAAGGCGCTGGAAACTCGATGGACGCCCCATTCAGACAATCCACTACCGTCGGGAAAGACCCCGGCTGGAAACATCTGATAGGAATAAATCAAAAACTCGGCGACCCGTACGTGCAGCCCCATCATCATTGCCAGGGCCAATCCGCTGATCAGCAAAACAGCACCAATGGCGGGCATCTGTTCTGCGCCGATACCACCAAGGACCTGTGACAGGGATGTCGCTTGCGCCGCCATTGTCCCGGCCGTCTGCAGAACATGAACAAAAAACCGGATACTGACCCCAAGAGCCACCCCGATGATCGACTCTGTCACCACAAAACTGGCATAATGCATCAAGCTGTCAGGTTGCGGGAAGGTCGGCAAGGCCGGGGCCACGATAAGGGTGAAGGACAGCGCAATACCCAGTTTAATCCGCATCGATACATATTGCTCACCGAACCCCGGGAGCAGCGCCGTCAGAGCCGCAACACGTAGGAAAACAATGGCGCCGTGCCAGAATCCAACCCCCATGAGCGCCACCAGTTCCGGTGGTAAGAACGGTGTCATGCGGCAACCATTCCGACCAACGCCGGACGGGCGTCCAACCCAATTTCCTCGAAGGACAGCACTGGGTTGGATATGCCGCGCGCCTTGAGAATTGTGCGCAGATAGCGGCGACGGCGGGTCGACGTGACCACCGCTGGAAATATTCCCTGTTCGGAAATCATATTCAGCCGCTCTGACAGGCCCTCGGCCAATCGATTGAAAAGATCCGGCGGCAGGGCAATGTCCATCCCGCCATTCTGAGTGTCGATCTGGTAGGTCGTGAATTTATCTTCCCATTCCGGAGCAAGTTGCACCAGCGGGATGGTGCCATCTTCGCGCTTCATTTCGGCCACCAGCTGAAAGCCAAGACGCTGGCGGACAAGTTCACAGATCATCTCCGGCTGGGTGCTTTGCATCCGCGCCTCGGCAATCGATTCCAGAATAAGCGGCATATTGCGGATGGATACTTTTTCATCCAGCAACAAACGCAGGACCGCATGCAGCGTATCGATTGGCACTTTGTCGGGAATCAGCTCATCCAATAGCTTTTTGTTGGCCTCGGATCGAAAGTCATCAGACAATTGTGTCATCTCGTTCAACAGCCGACGCAGTGATTTCAAAGTCAGCAGCCGCGAGAAGTTCTGTTTCATCACTTCCAGCAAATGGGTGGCCAGAATTTCTGGCGGCGATACGATCGTGGCCCCTATCAGCGCCGCATCTTCTTGGTATTTCGTGGAAATCCAACGTGCAGGAGCGCCATAGACCGGCTCTGTCACATCGGTACCACTGGGCAGCGATTCATGTGAATCAGGCATCAAGGCCAGCACCATGTCCGGATGTAAAGTGCCCCGCGCCTGTTCGACCCCCTGCACCCTGATAAGATAAGTTCCCATCTGCAATTCAGGTTCATCCGTCAGGCGAATTTCGGGTAGAATCAAGCCAAAGACGCTGGCCACATGTGTCCGCATATTGGCAATTCGGGTATCCAGACCGGTTCCCGCATCCAGCACCATACCAACCAGATCGGGGGAAAACTCCAGATGCACGTCATCCAGATCCAGGATGTCGCCCAGTGGTCTGGCTGCAACGGCTTCGGTGCCTTCTTCGATCTGTTCTTCAATTTCGGCCTCTGCTTCATCGACGATCTTTTTATGCGTCCGGTAAGCAAAATACCCAAGAACGAGACCGCCAATCATGAAGGGAACAAAGGGCAAACCCGGCACCAAGGCAAACAGGCACATCAAAATGGACACGGTGGCCAAGGCTGCGGGGTGCTTACCCAGCTGGTCACCAATCGCGACATCAGTTGTGCCCTGATTTCCACCGCGCGCCAACAAAAGCGCCGCAGCAATTGAAATGATCACCGAAGGGATTTGCGAAACCAAGCCATCCCCGACGGTCAAAATCGCATAGGTTTCAAAGGCGGCGCCAATAGGCATGCCCTTGACCAGCACCCCCATCGCCAATCCCATGACTAGGTTCATCATGGTAATCAGCAAACCTGCTACAGCGTCCCCTTTTACAAATTTCGAGGCACCGTCGAGAGAGCCGAAAAAGGTGGTTTCCTGCTGTTCCCGCTCCCGTCGCTCTTTGGCCCCAGCATGGTCAATGGCCCCAGCCGACAAATCCGCATCAATTGCCATCTGCTTGCCTGGCATCGCATCCAAGGCGAAACGGGCGCCAACCTCGGCCATCCGGGTGGCCCCCTTGTTGATGACCATAAAGTTGACGATCAAAAGCACGCCAAACACCACCAAGCCAAGAAACACACTGCCGCCCATGACAAAATGCGCAAACCCTTGGATCACATTGCCGGCCGCATCCGTCCCCGTATGACCCTGACCGATAATCAGCTTGGTCGAGGATACGTTCAGCGACAGTCGCAACATCAGCGAGGCCAACAGCACCGTCGGAAAGGCTGAAAACTCCAGTGGCCGCTCGATAAACAGGGTTATGGTGAAAATCAGGATCGCCAGACCAAACGAGGCGGCAAGCCCAACGTCAAGAACCCAGGCAGGCACCGGTAAAATCATCATCACAATGATCGCCATCAACGCCAGCGCCAGCAATACGGTGGGGCTAAACAGCTCTTTGATTGTAAATTTAGGCACGTTGATGAGCTCTCATTCGATCATGATCAGGGCAAGCGGGGATGCAACAGATCTAGCCATGGGAACAAGCGAACCCATGGAAACAGAACCCTGTGCAATTAGCGGTGACGGCGTGTGAAGGCTGGCCAATGGAAGCGGCCCGTCAGAGGAGCGGCGACGGGTGCGACCTGGCAAGGCGGCCACCGTGGTGGCCGGTGCCAGATCAGCGCGAATTCTGTCGAAGCGTGCGGTGTAACGGTTGGCATAAGTTGGTGTGCGGGAATGATAAGCTCCGGCAGCCTTGGACCAGTCCCCCATTTCAGCATATAATTTTTTAAGAAACCGGGCAGCATATTGCGCATTGGCAACCGGATCGAACATTTGATCGATCGACTCAAATTCTGCGCCATGCCATTTGAAATTTATCTGGAAACAGCCAACGTCAAAACTGCGGGCGCCGCGTTTGAAATGCGAAAAGACGTAGGCGCGCGCCTCATCTTCGGTTTCAAACCATTTACCGGCGCCTTCCATGTTGACGGTCCAGGGCCAGGGCTGAAGACCCTGTTTACCACCCCGTCCGGTTTCGGTTCGGGTGATCGTGCGCAGCACATCCAGCGGCACCCCAGAATCCCGCGCGGCACGCTGCGCGGCTGCATCGCACAACGCCGCC from Parasedimentitalea psychrophila harbors:
- a CDS encoding flagellar biosynthetic protein FliR — encoded protein: MTPFLPPELVALMGVGFWHGAIVFLRVAALTALLPGFGEQYVSMRIKLGIALSFTLIVAPALPTFPQPDSLMHYASFVVTESIIGVALGVSIRFFVHVLQTAGTMAAQATSLSQVLGGIGAEQMPAIGAVLLISGLALAMMMGLHVRVAEFLIYSYQMFPAGVFPDGSGLSEWGVHRVSSAFSLAFTLAAPFLIASVLYNLTLGVINRAMPALMVAFVGAPVITFGGLFILMVASPMILQVWSDAMMSFFANPGGGMP
- the flhB gene encoding flagellar type III secretion system protein FlhB, whose translation is MSDQDDDTDKSFDPTPEKLRKAREKGEVAKSTDLSVAAAYAGLVIAFYSMGGESVRSLGSALMAFLDQPERLAPLFFEGPAAAPTGGLMMAVTGAVLPWFFIPFILVLLSIIGQKALVFAPSKLAMKLSRISVISNAKNKFGRAGLFEFGKSFTKLVLYSVCLGFYMNLRLPEMIAASATSAFTVVALLAQLGMEFLGISLVISLVVGVLDAGFQHAEHHRKNMMSRKEIQDETKDSEGDPQMKAKRRQRAMEISMNSMIAEVPKADVIIVNPTHYAVALQWGRERGTAPTCIAKGVDEVAAVIRQIANENAIPIHSDPPTARALHATIEIGGEILEEHYAPVAAAIQFAEKMRQRAKGQV
- the flhA gene encoding flagellar biosynthesis protein FlhA, translating into MAIIVMMILPVPAWVLDVGLAASFGLAILIFTITLFIERPLEFSAFPTVLLASLMLRLSLNVSSTKLIIGQGHTGTDAAGNVIQGFAHFVMGGSVFLGLVVFGVLLIVNFMVINKGATRMAEVGARFALDAMPGKQMAIDADLSAGAIDHAGAKERREREQQETTFFGSLDGASKFVKGDAVAGLLITMMNLVMGLAMGVLVKGMPIGAAFETYAILTVGDGLVSQIPSVIISIAAALLLARGGNQGTTDVAIGDQLGKHPAALATVSILMCLFALVPGLPFVPFMIGGLVLGYFAYRTHKKIVDEAEAEIEEQIEEGTEAVAARPLGDILDLDDVHLEFSPDLVGMVLDAGTGLDTRIANMRTHVASVFGLILPEIRLTDEPELQMGTYLIRVQGVEQARGTLHPDMVLALMPDSHESLPSGTDVTEPVYGAPARWISTKYQEDAALIGATIVSPPEILATHLLEVMKQNFSRLLTLKSLRRLLNEMTQLSDDFRSEANKKLLDELIPDKVPIDTLHAVLRLLLDEKVSIRNMPLILESIAEARMQSTQPEMICELVRQRLGFQLVAEMKREDGTIPLVQLAPEWEDKFTTYQIDTQNGGMDIALPPDLFNRLAEGLSERLNMISEQGIFPAVVTSTRRRRYLRTILKARGISNPVLSFEEIGLDARPALVGMVAA
- a CDS encoding transglycosylase SLT domain-containing protein; this encodes MPKKNKELCCQKSVVRRLCPEGWGLTAAIVCLAVLFGVAPKGSAQASAKQVAALCDAAAQRAARDSGVPLDVLRTITRTETGRGGKQGLQPWPWTVNMEGAGKWFETEDEARAYVFSHFKRGARSFDVGCFQINFKWHGAEFESIDQMFDPVANAQYAARFLKKLYAEMGDWSKAAGAYHSRTPTYANRYTARFDRIRADLAPATTVAALPGRTRRRSSDGPLPLASLHTPSPLIAQGSVSMGSLVPMARSVASPLALIMIE